One genomic window of Mesoplodon densirostris isolate mMesDen1 chromosome 14, mMesDen1 primary haplotype, whole genome shotgun sequence includes the following:
- the ECRG4 gene encoding augurin: MAASSARPAALVMPALALLLLLCVGPGGISGNKLKLMLQKGEAPAPPTTPVTVQESRAKEFLSSLGRFRRQLWDRTRPEVQQWYQHFLYLGFDEAKFEDDITYWLNRGRNGHDYYDYQQRHYDEDAAIGPRSPHSFRHGASVNYDDY, from the exons ATGGCCGCCTCCTCCGCGCGGCCCGCCGCCCTGGTCATGCCAGCGCTGGCGCTGCTCCTGCTGTTGTGCGTGGGCCCAG GTGGCATAAGTGGAAACAAACTCAAGCTGATGCTTCAGAAAGGGGAAG CCCCTGCCCCCCCTACGACCCCGGTGACCGTCCAGGAGAGCAGGGCCAAGGAGTTCCTGAGCAGCCTGGGGCGATTCAGGCGGCAGCTGTGGGACCGCACGCGGCCCGAGGTGCAGCAGTGGTACCAGCACTTCCTGTACTTGGGCTTCGACGAAGCG AAATTTGAGGATGACATCACCTATTGGCTAAACAGAGGTCGGAACGGGCACGACTACTACGATTACCAGCAGCGCCACTACGACGAGGACGCTGCGATCGGTCCCCGGAGCCCCCACAGCTTCAGGCACGGAGCCAGCGTCAACTATGACGACTACTGA